The following coding sequences are from one Diadema setosum chromosome 9, eeDiaSeto1, whole genome shotgun sequence window:
- the LOC140232553 gene encoding dynein light chain roadblock-type 2-like, with product MAEVEEALKRILSHKGVIGYIIVNSEGIPIRTTLDNSTTVHYAGLYHQLAARAKSSVRDVDPQNDLTFFRVRTKRHEIMVAPDKEYMFLVIQNPTET from the exons ATG GCTGAAGTTGAAGAAGCACTGAAGAGGATTCTCTCACACAAGGGTGTGATTGGCTACATCATTGTCAACTCAGAAG GCATTCCCATCAGGACAACCCTTGATAACTCAACCACTGTGCACTACGCGGGTCTCTACCACCAACTGGCTGCCAGGGCGAAAAGTAGCGTTCGGGATGTTGACCCTCAAAATGACCTGACCTTTTTCCGAGTCCGCACCAAGAGGCATGAGATCATGGTTGCGCCAG ATAAGGAATACATGTTCCTGGTGATACAAAATCCAACAGAAACCTAG